ATGGGTGTAAAAGAGATTTTAATAGATAGAGCAATAAATAAAGGTAGAATAGAGGGGCTGAGTGAGGGCGTATTATTAGGCAGACACAAGAAGGCTTTAGAAGTTGCTCTTGAGATGAAAAAAGAAGGATTTCCTATTGATAAGATTGTTATGCTTATCAAGCTTCCTCTTGAAGAAGTTGAAGCTTTGTAGCTAAATATATATTAAGCTTTTAAGAAGCCCTTGGATTTTCATCCGGGGACTTTTATTTTTTATGTCTGTCAAAATATTGTATTTTGTTACAATATTTCCGTAATAAATACAATTATCAAAGCCGGAAATTTACCGTAAAATCTTATTGGCTTTTATATTTGTTCATCTTTGCATCAAATTTGTAAAATGATCAAATCTATTACCATTAGTGACTTTGTTTCTTTAACTGATCCCATTCCCTTGGTAGATGTCAGAACCCCTGCAGAGTTTGCCCAGGGTAGAGTACCGGGTGCTTTTAATATTCCCATATTTACGAATGAGGAGCGTATTCAGGTCGGGACTACTTATAAACAAGTAGGCCGGGAGGAAGCGATTCTACTTGGTTTTGATTTAACCGGTAGCAAATGGTCAGGTTTTATCAAGCAGGCTTTAGAAATCTCCCCGTCAAAGAAAATAGCTGTTCATTGCTGGCGTGGAGGTATGCGAAGCGGGGCAATGGCTTGGGCATTTAATTTGTACGGTTTTGAAGTTTATTTGATCGAAGGTGGTTATAAAAATTACCGCAGGTGGACATTGGAACAATTTGGAAAGCCTTATCCATTGACTGTTTTAGGTGGAATGACTGGTTCCGGTAAAACAAGAATCCTTCATCAGCTGCAAGCTATGGGCGAGCAGACCATAGATCTTGAAAAGCTTGCCCAGCATCAAGGTTCCTCTTATGGTACAATGAATAGCATGGTTCAGCCTACACAGGAGCAATTTGAGAATGATTTGGCTTTTCAATTACATGCATTGGATATATCCAAACGCATTTGGGTAGAAGATGAAAGCCTGACGATTGGTAAAAGATGTGTGCCCAAATCATTTTGGGATCAGATGCGGAATACCCGCTTATTACAGCTTAATGTTACTCTTGAACAACGGGTGGAAACGCTAGCCAAAGAATATGGAGTTTTAGATAAAGACTTTTTAGTAGAGTGTACAGAACGAATCAGGAAGAGGTTGGGACCAGAACAAACAAAACATGCCATCCAGGCGATAAGAGCGGATAAGATGGAGGATTTTGTTCGTCTGGTATTGGCCTACTATGATAAAACTTATGCCGTTGGTTTGGGCAAACGGAATAAAGCGCACATCAGTGTAGTTAATATCGACAGTGTCGATGTAAAAAATAATGCAGTAAAAATTCTGGATTCAGTAATGGATACCATATAAAAATTAAACAGAAATGGATTTTAAAGATATCAAGCTTACACAATATTCACATGGTGCGGGATGCGGTTGCAAAATTAGCCCGGCTATACTCGATACAATACTACATAGTGATATACCCACTATATCTGATCCCCGTTTATTGGTTGGAAATGATAAAAGAGACGACGCTGCGGTCTTTGATTTGGGTAATGGTTCGGCGTTAATTTCAACAACTGATTTTTTTATGCCTATTGTGGATGATGCTTATGATTTCGGTAGAATTGCCTCAGCAAATGCTATTAGCGATGTATATGCGATGGGTGGAAAGCCGGTTATGGCCATTGCTATATTGGGATGGCCTATAGACAAACTTCCACCAGAAACTGCACAAAGGGTTTTAGAAGGAGCAAGGTCAATTTGTGCAGAAGCAGGAATTTCTTTGGCAGGCGGTCATAGTATTGATTGTCCGGAACCCGTATTTGGATTATCTGTGAATGGTCTTGTGGACATTAAGCAACTTAAACAAAACTCAACTGCTATGGCTGGTTGTCGACTGTACCTGACCAAAGCACTTGGTGTAGGTATCTTGTCTACCGCACAAAAGAAGGGTGTTTTGCTGGCGGAAGATGCCGCTATTGCATTAAAAAGTATGACAACCTTAAATAAGTTAGGAGCAATATTTGGACAATTGGATAGTGTAAAAGCCATGACAGATGTAACTGGTTTTGGACTGCTGGGGCATCTTGCTGAAATGTGTGATGGAAGTGGCCTTTCTGCTGTAGTTGAATTTGATAAGGTACCTGTAATTGCCTCTTTACCGTATTATCTGGATCAGAATTGTTACCCGGGAGGTACACAAAGAAACTGGAAAAGTTATGGCCATAAAGTGAGTAGCTTGACAGATCAGCAGCGGTTCATTCTTGCCGATCCACAGACTAGCGGAGGCTTATTGGTTGCAGTAGCACCTGAAGGTATTGAAGCCTTTGAAGATCTACTAAAACAACATGGGTTGAATGAAGATCACTTAACTTCGTTTGGTTGGATGGAAGAAGCCAAGGGTGAACATGTTATTAAAGTGATTTAGGGGGCATCTGAATTTTATCATAGTCGATTTGGTGTTTTTTTGCTTGATTTCTGTTTTTGCATGCCCTCCAGATTTATTCGACTCTAGTCATGACCAAATTAAGATCATCCGGAAATTTCCCCTTAAAAACCTGTCTTTGTTTCGAAGCAAATAGTAGCTTCAGACTATGACGATTTTTTTCATTTTTTAATTTAAAAATTATCTTATTTGAATCTCCTTTTATAAAATTTAAAGTTCCATGTCTTAATTCTTCCCTTGTGGGATCGGAAAATGAAAACTTTAAAGTGTCATTTCCCTTTTTAGCATATCCCCAAAAAACAGATTTTTTGGCTTCATCCAAATGATCTAAAAGGTTAATAATAACCGATCCATTTTCAACATATTGATATCCCCCTTGAAGAAGAGGAATGATCCCTTGCTTTGTCTTTTTTATAATAAGTGTGAATGAGGTATTTTTTGATTTCCATTCCCACTTGCCTATAAACTTATCCATTTGAGCAACATCTAAATCATTGAGCGGGTCCGATATGTTAGATACCTGTGCCCTCACAGAGCTAAAAATTAAAAATAAAATTCCTAAAATTATGAGGTTCTTTTTCATGTTTATTTACAATTGTTTATTTTGTATTAAATAGCGTGCATAAGAAAACTTTAGGCTTATCTATAAGATAGATATCGCTGTCTTACTTTTACGAAATAGAGTATGGAAAAACCGATAAATAAAGGTAAAGAAATTAATAGTTAAATTTTTAAGCTTAATTATATTCGTTACCAGCTTTATGAAATTCATTTTTAACGGTTAATATTAGCCAGGTATATGGATATAAACACTATTACTTATACTTTTCCTATCGCTTGCAGTAAATGCGATGTATATATGTAAATTCTTGCCAAGATAATTTGTGGGCAATTCTATTTCATTTCTGCCTGTGCTTCTTCTTGTGCCAATTAATTCGTATATGGCACAATCAAGCTCTTGGCAGTATATGATTAGAATTGAGCGGTCGTTTATTATACCCCAGTTCATATCTGGATCAAC
This is a stretch of genomic DNA from Candidatus Pedobacter colombiensis. It encodes these proteins:
- the mnmH gene encoding tRNA 2-selenouridine(34) synthase MnmH, giving the protein MIKSITISDFVSLTDPIPLVDVRTPAEFAQGRVPGAFNIPIFTNEERIQVGTTYKQVGREEAILLGFDLTGSKWSGFIKQALEISPSKKIAVHCWRGGMRSGAMAWAFNLYGFEVYLIEGGYKNYRRWTLEQFGKPYPLTVLGGMTGSGKTRILHQLQAMGEQTIDLEKLAQHQGSSYGTMNSMVQPTQEQFENDLAFQLHALDISKRIWVEDESLTIGKRCVPKSFWDQMRNTRLLQLNVTLEQRVETLAKEYGVLDKDFLVECTERIRKRLGPEQTKHAIQAIRADKMEDFVRLVLAYYDKTYAVGLGKRNKAHISVVNIDSVDVKNNAVKILDSVMDTI
- the selD gene encoding selenide, water dikinase SelD, with protein sequence MDFKDIKLTQYSHGAGCGCKISPAILDTILHSDIPTISDPRLLVGNDKRDDAAVFDLGNGSALISTTDFFMPIVDDAYDFGRIASANAISDVYAMGGKPVMAIAILGWPIDKLPPETAQRVLEGARSICAEAGISLAGGHSIDCPEPVFGLSVNGLVDIKQLKQNSTAMAGCRLYLTKALGVGILSTAQKKGVLLAEDAAIALKSMTTLNKLGAIFGQLDSVKAMTDVTGFGLLGHLAEMCDGSGLSAVVEFDKVPVIASLPYYLDQNCYPGGTQRNWKSYGHKVSSLTDQQRFILADPQTSGGLLVAVAPEGIEAFEDLLKQHGLNEDHLTSFGWMEEAKGEHVIKVI